The genomic stretch ACCAGCTGTTGTATTGTCTTGTGTAGCGCATACTGCACCTATGCTTAAAACAAATATTAATAATATTGATAAGAACAGTAGCCTGCATTTCAAATTATTATTTTCCATAATAATAACCTTTTAAGTTTTTCCGAACATTTTGTAAAATTAAACATGATTTATAAAATCATAATACTTGATTAACTAAATAAAAAAGCATAGATCCACTATTATATAACTTTCAACTATTATATAAATCTGTATAATTTAAATTATAAACTGAATAATATGTTTAAAAAATATATGGAAATAAAAAAATATCCAATATCCTGAAAATTAACTGAATTATTCCAGTTATGAACAAAAAAAGAAAAAAATAATAAAATTAGTCAATGTTTAAAGGCAAATCACCAATAACATTGGCTTTTTTTGAGATACTGACAGTATCTTCAAGGCGAACTCCAAATTCCCCTTCCAAGTAGATTCCAGGCTCAACTGTTATAACCATACCATTTTCAATCATAGTATCATCACGGGCGGAAAATCCAGGATTTTCATGAATATCCAAACCTAAACTGTGACCGGTTGTGTGAATGAACTTATCACCATAGCCATATTCAGTTATGATATCACGAGCCACTTTATCAACTTCACAGCATTTCATACCCACTTTAGCTGCTTTTATTGCCTTGTCATGGGCTTCTGCAACAATGTCCCAAATTTCCTGTTGGCGTTCAGTATAAATCATTGTACGAGTATTATCAGAACAGTACCCTTCAAATATTGCACCCCAATCAATTAAAATAGGCTGTTCCAGTTTTTTGACCTCTGGAATTGCATGAGGAAGACTTGAATTAGCACCACTTGTGACGATTGTATCAAATGACTCCTTTGAAGCCCCATTTTCAATCATATACCGTGCAAGGTCAAAAGCAATTTCCTTTTCGGTGTTCTTATTGTTCAGGATATCCAATTGCAAGAATGATTTTTGAGCTATTTCAGTTGCTTTTGTAATCTTTGCAATTTCATCATCAGTCTTGATCATACGTTGCTTGTCGACATATGTTTTTGAGGACACATCAAAATCATCCCTGAAGCGAACATATGTGCTGTAAGGAAGTGTAGGTTCAATTGCGAGGTTTTTGATACCCTCTTCCTTTAATTCATTAATCATCAATTCATATGATTCATATTTTTTAACTTCAATAGCCGAATCACGGACCGCAAGTTCCATATCCATTCCTGATGCATAGATAATCGGATTTTCCTTGATTATGCAGAAAGCGAAACTTGTCGGCTTATATCCTGAAAGGTATTCGACATTGGTAAATTGTGTAAGTAAATAAGCTTGAATATCATCTTTTTTTATATCATTTAAAATATTGTTCACATGTAAGTCCATGTTTATATATTTTAGACAAAATATTATAAAAAATTATATTAAAGTCAAATTAGATATTTTAACATATGTTTAAATTTACAACTAGTGAAATAAGAGATTTGATAATTGCATTTGTCGTTATTTCTCTAAGTTTTGCAATAGTAAATGGTGGTAGAGACCCATCTGCCGTACTTACAATATTGCCAATTGTTATGGTTGGCGTAGGTGCAGGTTTCATCTTGCATGAACTCGGACATAAATTTGTCTCAATGAAATACGGATATTGGGCTGAATTCAAATTATGGCCTCAGGGATTGATTTTTGCACTAATCAGTTCATTTTTAGGATTCGTATTTGCAGCACCAGGTGCAGTATACACTTATGCAAACTACATGACTGATGAAATCAATGGTAAAATCTCCATTGCAGGACCTATTGTCAATATTGTTCTTGCATTAATATTTTTAGCAATTTGTATAGTTATTTATCCATCCGCATTCACTTCAGAAACTTCAGTATTGATATTTGTCATCTGTTCAGTTGGTTATTCAATCAACAGTTTCCTTGCTGCATTTAACTTAATACCAATCGGAAACTTGGACGGATCCAA from Methanobrevibacter sp. encodes the following:
- a CDS encoding aminopeptidase P family protein, producing the protein MNMDLHVNNILNDIKKDDIQAYLLTQFTNVEYLSGYKPTSFAFCIIKENPIIYASGMDMELAVRDSAIEVKKYESYELMINELKEEGIKNLAIEPTLPYSTYVRFRDDFDVSSKTYVDKQRMIKTDDEIAKITKATEIAQKSFLQLDILNNKNTEKEIAFDLARYMIENGASKESFDTIVTSGANSSLPHAIPEVKKLEQPILIDWGAIFEGYCSDNTRTMIYTERQQEIWDIVAEAHDKAIKAAKVGMKCCEVDKVARDIITEYGYGDKFIHTTGHSLGLDIHENPGFSARDDTMIENGMVITVEPGIYLEGEFGVRLEDTVSISKKANVIGDLPLNID
- a CDS encoding site-2 protease family protein; its protein translation is MFKFTTSEIRDLIIAFVVISLSFAIVNGGRDPSAVLTILPIVMVGVGAGFILHELGHKFVSMKYGYWAEFKLWPQGLIFALISSFLGFVFAAPGAVYTYANYMTDEINGKISIAGPIVNIVLALIFLAICIVIYPSAFTSETSVLIFVICSVGYSINSFLAAFNLIPIGNLDGSKVLTWNAGIWVATIAVAGIMTLMSMTMGVETIVRIILGF